In a genomic window of Dyadobacter fermentans DSM 18053:
- the ligD gene encoding non-homologous end-joining DNA ligase, translating to MKKKAEITHPEKIYWPDEHITKGELIDYYRNIATYILPYMKNRPLSLRRQPNGIKDEGFFQKDASDSVPEWIKTFEILAESTGKMVNYHVVNDVESLLYIANLGCIEMNPWNSTINKLENPDWVVMDIDPSAKNTFDDVIDVALTIKQILGEMDVEGFCKTSGASGMHVYIPFGRKYDYDQARDFAELLAHMVVERIPKITTLERSLSKRKKNQIYVDYLQNRIGQTLACAYSARPKPGATVSTPLEWSEVQHGLSPKDFTIKNIFDRLDKKGDLFKGVLGKGINLKKALQKLSVPAQD from the coding sequence ATGAAAAAGAAAGCGGAGATCACCCATCCCGAGAAAATTTACTGGCCCGACGAGCACATTACCAAAGGCGAGCTGATCGATTATTACCGGAATATCGCGACATACATTCTGCCATATATGAAAAACAGGCCGCTTTCGCTGCGCAGGCAGCCCAATGGCATTAAAGACGAGGGATTTTTCCAGAAAGACGCGAGCGATTCGGTGCCGGAATGGATCAAAACCTTTGAAATACTGGCCGAATCCACAGGAAAGATGGTCAATTACCATGTGGTGAACGATGTCGAAAGCCTGCTTTACATCGCGAACCTGGGCTGCATCGAAATGAACCCTTGGAATTCGACCATCAACAAGCTGGAAAATCCGGATTGGGTGGTGATGGACATCGACCCGTCGGCCAAAAACACGTTCGATGACGTGATCGACGTCGCATTGACCATCAAACAAATCCTCGGCGAAATGGACGTGGAAGGGTTTTGCAAAACCTCCGGCGCGAGCGGTATGCACGTTTACATTCCATTCGGCAGAAAATACGATTACGACCAGGCCCGCGACTTTGCTGAACTGCTCGCGCACATGGTGGTGGAACGGATACCGAAAATCACCACGCTTGAACGCTCACTCTCGAAACGCAAAAAGAATCAGATTTACGTGGATTACCTGCAAAACCGCATCGGGCAAACACTCGCATGTGCGTACAGCGCCCGCCCGAAACCCGGCGCAACGGTGTCAACGCCGCTGGAATGGAGCGAAGTGCAGCACGGCCTGAGCCCGAAGGATTTTACAATTAAGAACATTTTCGACCGGCTCGACAAAAAAGGTGACCTTTTCAAAGGTGTGCTCGGCAAGGGCATTAACCTCAAAAAAGCCCTGCAAAAGCTCTCGGTACCGGCCCAGGATTAG
- a CDS encoding AAA domain-containing protein → MDYFKRLLELLKIEREEDKQSYQRLIERSSVSERRANGLAWYPIAIRGQEMSRGDYLTVEVERTTHQEVPHQLRFGMPAVLFSNHEPKKDRVEGVVSHQGGNRLKITLRTDELPEWSRDGKLGIDLLFDDNSYDEMQSALKTADSLGSSDKEGHLIKVLTGEKAPSFDKDIYPITLPKLNPSQQRAVQNILSAQELAIVHGPPGTGKTTTLVQAIKALVKKDNRPILVVAPSNTAVDLLSEKLSEEGLNVLRVGNPVRVSERLTALTLDSKMSSHASVKDIKTLKKQANEYKNMAHKYKRHFGKAERDQRKALFDEAHRIMKDVANMEQYIIDDLLTKTQVVTATLVGSNHFTVRNMKYRTVVIDEAGQALEPACWIPILKAEKVVFAGDHLQLPPTIKSEEAAKGGLSTTLLEKCVALHPESVVLLEEQYRMNEAIMGYSSKVFYHDKLKAHESVAGRVLFPGEAPLAFVDTAGCGFDDKLEGTSSTNPEEAAFLFKHLTQLAAEFAKVNPKPESFPSIAIISPYKEQINILKNLLAHAPHLQLYLDKIAVNTIDSFQGQERDVVYISMTRNNIEGQIGFLADIRRMNVAMTRARKKLVVIGDSATLSVLPFYENFIAYAQGLNAYQSAWEFSDL, encoded by the coding sequence ATGGATTACTTCAAGCGACTACTCGAATTACTGAAAATAGAAAGGGAGGAAGACAAGCAATCGTACCAGCGATTGATCGAACGCTCGTCTGTCTCCGAACGCCGCGCCAACGGACTGGCCTGGTACCCCATTGCCATCCGCGGCCAGGAAATGAGCCGCGGCGACTACCTCACCGTAGAAGTGGAACGCACCACGCACCAGGAGGTGCCGCACCAGCTGCGCTTTGGCATGCCCGCGGTTTTGTTCAGCAATCATGAACCTAAAAAAGACCGTGTAGAAGGCGTAGTTTCGCACCAGGGCGGCAACCGGCTGAAAATCACGCTGCGCACGGATGAATTGCCCGAATGGTCGCGCGATGGCAAGCTGGGCATTGATTTGCTCTTCGACGATAATAGTTATGATGAAATGCAATCCGCATTGAAAACGGCGGATTCGCTGGGTTCGTCGGACAAAGAAGGGCATTTGATCAAAGTGCTTACCGGCGAGAAGGCACCTTCATTTGACAAGGACATTTATCCCATTACGCTTCCCAAACTGAACCCATCGCAGCAGCGGGCGGTGCAGAATATCCTTTCCGCACAGGAGCTGGCGATCGTGCACGGGCCTCCGGGCACGGGCAAGACCACCACGCTGGTGCAGGCGATCAAGGCATTGGTCAAAAAGGATAACCGGCCCATCCTGGTGGTGGCGCCGAGCAACACGGCGGTGGATTTGCTGAGTGAAAAACTGAGTGAAGAAGGCCTGAACGTGCTCCGCGTGGGTAACCCGGTCCGCGTTTCAGAACGACTTACGGCGCTGACTTTGGACAGCAAAATGTCCTCACACGCGAGCGTGAAGGACATTAAGACATTGAAAAAGCAGGCCAACGAATACAAAAACATGGCGCACAAATACAAGCGCCATTTCGGGAAAGCCGAGCGGGACCAGCGGAAGGCATTGTTCGACGAGGCGCACCGCATTATGAAGGACGTCGCGAATATGGAGCAATACATTATCGACGACCTGCTCACCAAAACGCAGGTGGTAACGGCCACGCTCGTGGGCTCCAACCACTTCACCGTCCGCAATATGAAATACCGCACCGTGGTGATCGACGAGGCCGGGCAGGCATTGGAGCCAGCCTGCTGGATACCGATCCTCAAAGCCGAAAAAGTGGTCTTTGCCGGTGACCATTTGCAGCTGCCGCCGACCATCAAGTCGGAAGAGGCGGCGAAGGGCGGGCTCAGCACCACATTATTGGAAAAATGCGTGGCATTGCACCCCGAATCGGTGGTGCTGCTGGAAGAACAATACCGGATGAATGAGGCGATTATGGGTTATTCTTCCAAAGTCTTTTATCATGACAAACTCAAAGCGCATGAATCGGTGGCGGGCCGTGTGCTGTTCCCGGGCGAGGCGCCCCTGGCATTTGTCGATACGGCGGGCTGCGGGTTTGATGATAAACTGGAAGGGACCAGCTCTACCAACCCCGAAGAAGCCGCTTTCCTCTTCAAGCATTTGACCCAGCTCGCTGCGGAATTTGCAAAGGTTAACCCAAAACCGGAAAGCTTTCCGAGCATTGCTATTATCTCGCCTTACAAAGAGCAGATCAACATCCTCAAAAACCTGCTCGCGCACGCGCCCCACTTGCAACTTTACCTGGACAAGATAGCCGTCAACACCATCGACAGCTTCCAGGGGCAGGAGCGGGATGTGGTGTATATCAGCATGACCCGAAACAATATCGAAGGGCAAATCGGCTTCCTGGCCGACATTCGCCGCATGAACGTGGCCATGACCCGCGCACGCAAGAAGCTCGTCGTGATCGGCGACAGCGCCACACTTTCGGTGTTGCCGTTTTATGAAAATTTCATTGCCTATGCCCAGGGGCTGAATGCCTACCAGAGTGCCTGGGAGTTTTCGGATTTATAA
- a CDS encoding multidrug effflux MFS transporter, with amino-acid sequence MSKKTYFFLILILGSLTALGPFSIDMYLPGFPAIARDLNTTAAKVSQTLSGYFVGISLGQLLYGPLLDRFGRKKPLFIGLAVYILASAGCAVATSVEQLIVLRIIQAVGSCAATVASVAMVRDLFPVSESAKVFSLLLLVVGFSPMIAPTVGGYVTDAFGWHAVFMILTLMGVAIFVATALWLPDSYKPDKTLSLKPKPIIANFLEVLREPQFYTYSITGAIAFAGLFAYVAGSPIVFMEVFKIDGKVYGWIFAFLSVGFIGSGQVNTLMLRRFSSEQIVNVALICQAVIGLTFLAAALAGALTLTSTLVFLFLFLCCVGYTYPNAAALSLAPFTRNAGSASALMGAFQMGAGTLISIGISLFEEPSLIPMVAAMAGSATLALIVLVVGRRFITHKVEVQQGADAGVMH; translated from the coding sequence ATGTCCAAAAAGACTTACTTTTTTCTGATCCTCATTCTGGGGAGCCTGACTGCGCTTGGCCCTTTTTCAATCGATATGTACCTGCCGGGGTTCCCGGCCATTGCGCGTGATTTGAACACCACCGCAGCCAAAGTTTCACAAACCTTATCGGGATATTTCGTAGGGATTTCACTCGGACAGCTGCTCTACGGTCCGCTGCTCGACCGTTTCGGGCGGAAAAAGCCGCTGTTCATCGGTCTGGCCGTTTACATTCTGGCGTCGGCCGGGTGTGCCGTCGCTACCAGCGTGGAGCAGCTCATTGTTTTGCGCATTATCCAGGCTGTCGGCAGCTGTGCGGCCACTGTCGCTTCCGTCGCTATGGTGCGCGACCTTTTCCCTGTCAGTGAAAGCGCCAAAGTGTTTTCGCTATTGCTGCTCGTCGTTGGTTTTTCTCCTATGATCGCCCCTACGGTCGGTGGCTACGTGACCGACGCATTCGGATGGCATGCCGTATTCATGATACTAACCTTAATGGGCGTAGCCATTTTCGTCGCCACGGCATTGTGGCTGCCCGACAGCTACAAGCCTGATAAAACGCTTTCGCTGAAACCGAAGCCCATCATTGCGAACTTCCTGGAAGTGCTCCGCGAGCCGCAATTTTATACCTATTCCATTACCGGCGCCATCGCATTTGCGGGGCTGTTTGCCTACGTAGCGGGTTCGCCTATCGTTTTTATGGAGGTATTTAAAATCGACGGCAAGGTGTACGGCTGGATCTTTGCATTTCTCTCGGTCGGGTTTATTGGTTCGGGGCAGGTGAATACATTAATGCTGAGGCGGTTCAGCAGCGAGCAGATCGTGAATGTGGCGCTGATATGCCAGGCGGTCATCGGCCTTACTTTCCTTGCCGCAGCACTGGCCGGCGCGCTGACGCTCACCTCCACGCTCGTGTTTCTATTCCTTTTTCTGTGCTGCGTGGGCTACACCTACCCGAATGCGGCCGCACTTTCACTCGCTCCGTTCACACGTAATGCGGGCAGCGCGTCGGCATTGATGGGTGCATTTCAAATGGGTGCGGGGACATTGATTTCCATCGGGATCAGCCTGTTCGAAGAGCCTTCGCTGATACCGATGGTGGCGGCTATGGCCGGTTCGGCTACGCTGGCGCTGATTGTGCTCGTGGTAGGCCGCCGGTTTATTACCCACAAGGTGGAAGTACAGCAGGGCGCGGATGCCGGTGTGATGCATTAA
- a CDS encoding ATP-binding protein, whose protein sequence is MVIRSLQTVLQKKLYDGKAIILTGARQVGKTTLLQGLFGNSDDTLWLNGDEADVRALFDNATSTRLKNLFAGKKNVVIDEAQRIADIGVKLKLITDNIPGIQLVATGSSAFELANKINEPLTGRKWEYQMFPLSFGEMVNHHGLIEERRLLPQRLLYGYYPDIVNNPGEEKEILKQLSDSYLYKDILTWENIQKPEKLLRLLQALAFQVGSQVSYNELGTMCGLDNKTVEKYINLLEQVFIIFRLSSFSRNLRNELKNSRKIYFYDNGIRNALIANFNQPELRTDIGALWENFMISERMKFVNYNGIWANQYYWRTKEQNEIDYLEDIDGKLHAYEFKWSSKARAVLSKTFSNAYPGSEFTIVHPGNFDDFLL, encoded by the coding sequence ATGGTCATTAGAAGTCTTCAAACCGTACTCCAAAAGAAGCTGTATGACGGTAAAGCGATCATATTGACAGGGGCTAGGCAAGTAGGTAAAACTACATTATTGCAAGGCTTGTTCGGAAATTCGGATGACACACTTTGGCTCAATGGTGATGAAGCGGATGTACGGGCACTATTCGATAATGCCACGTCCACGCGGCTGAAAAACCTTTTCGCAGGAAAGAAAAACGTCGTCATTGACGAAGCGCAGCGTATTGCCGACATCGGCGTGAAATTAAAGTTGATAACCGATAATATTCCCGGCATTCAGCTGGTGGCCACCGGAAGCTCGGCTTTCGAGCTTGCCAATAAAATAAATGAACCGCTCACGGGACGGAAATGGGAGTATCAGATGTTTCCCCTTTCATTTGGTGAAATGGTGAATCACCACGGACTGATCGAAGAGCGGAGGTTGTTACCTCAGCGGCTGCTTTATGGCTATTATCCTGATATCGTCAACAACCCTGGCGAGGAGAAAGAGATTTTAAAACAACTTTCCGACAGCTATCTGTATAAGGATATACTCACCTGGGAAAACATTCAGAAGCCGGAGAAATTGTTGCGCTTATTGCAGGCATTGGCATTTCAGGTAGGCTCGCAAGTATCTTATAATGAACTAGGTACCATGTGCGGCCTTGATAATAAGACGGTCGAGAAGTACATCAACCTCCTCGAACAGGTTTTCATCATTTTCCGGCTCAGTTCATTTAGCCGGAACTTACGCAACGAACTGAAAAACAGCCGGAAAATCTATTTCTACGACAACGGCATCCGCAATGCATTGATTGCCAATTTCAACCAGCCCGAGTTACGAACGGACATTGGTGCGTTATGGGAGAACTTCATGATCTCGGAGCGGATGAAGTTTGTGAACTATAATGGCATTTGGGCAAATCAATACTACTGGCGCACGAAAGAGCAAAACGAGATTGATTACCTCGAAGATATTGACGGAAAACTGCACGCTTACGAGTTCAAATGGAGCTCCAAAGCAAGGGCCGTTTTATCTAAAACATTCAGCAACGCATATCCGGGCAGCGAGTTTACCATTGTCCATCCTGGCAATTTCGACGACTTCCTCCTCTAA
- a CDS encoding DUF5686 and carboxypeptidase regulatory-like domain-containing protein — protein sequence MLKQFLLTLCLTLTTFLTAFAQTSPGEASPGGSPPGGVRGLIKTQKGEPLPFAAIIVKGTSISTISNEEGRYQLDLKPGYYEVIFQYLGFKTGQKGFTVENKMQTFDLTMEEQALTLGEVRVGARDEDPAYTIMRSAIAKSRYHFLQVDAYTAKVYSKSSVVVTDLPLEFLYKKELKEMEKEANFKKGVPMLNETVSEVTFRQPNVYKQRVVATRSSMDKNMADPNMYLLASFYQPEVVKAVSPLSPRAFAYYKFEYLGAFRENGIEVNKIKVTPRRWGEGVYRGTIQIIEGEWSIYSLDLQTVNTGFRLDIKQVYSPIQGVWMPVNQQFHVEGGIYGFKGKGDFVISQSFTNVKINPTFKPDIVVIDDKKYAEEAKKVRLTGREIKAQSMEDVVSKQKSFSAKNLRKMMKEYEKQDLKEKEKKGEDIDMKMSREDSTQVDSMAARRSMAFWDSLRTVPLTVAEVKSYSRLDSLVIINQGSESQKDSMKTSKADTTKTKKGGKFGLGDLLTGRNFRLGKESAFRLDYIGPLPGIQVNTVEGLVLNGAGLKLRHSGGRKRAGDTATGKSGVVRSGHDWSAGGLTRYSFGRNKLLVTGVGDYSWARNAISVSGGRGIAQFNGENPMHPLLNTLTTLFLEQNFIKEYQKDFFRVDFRNSRENDHFEFKASIEYADRSALSNLEKTSPYRWIDWKRREFTSNVPDNAENRADAAVLPAPMPRHQAFTIGIAASYKPWQKYRTRNGKTSYYDDDSPKLSVGYRKAISAFGGDVNYDFVRIGIEHGFETGIRSKLRYKLAVGSFLGRDSLQFPDYQHFAGNRFFFQLGDPVGTFRMLDYYQYSTSRKFFEAHILSELRQFLLTQITWLRIMGVKENFFLHYLATPDSNNYTELGYGLDIGIRFPLRLEVVNSFEGFKYKSTAFRVGTTMNINWGRN from the coding sequence ATGCTCAAACAGTTCCTTCTCACGCTTTGTCTGACCCTTACTACATTCCTTACAGCCTTTGCACAAACGTCGCCCGGCGAGGCGTCGCCCGGCGGATCGCCGCCCGGCGGAGTAAGGGGTTTGATTAAAACCCAAAAAGGCGAGCCGCTGCCATTTGCGGCCATTATCGTCAAGGGGACGAGTATCAGCACCATTTCCAATGAAGAGGGCCGCTATCAGCTCGATCTTAAACCGGGCTATTATGAAGTGATTTTCCAGTACCTGGGTTTTAAAACCGGGCAGAAGGGATTCACGGTGGAGAATAAAATGCAAACCTTCGACCTTACCATGGAAGAGCAGGCGCTCACACTCGGCGAGGTGCGCGTAGGCGCTCGCGACGAGGACCCGGCGTACACCATCATGCGCAGCGCCATTGCCAAAAGCCGCTATCATTTCCTGCAAGTGGATGCCTACACGGCCAAAGTCTATTCCAAATCGTCGGTGGTGGTGACCGACCTGCCGCTGGAATTTCTCTACAAAAAGGAATTGAAGGAAATGGAAAAGGAGGCTAACTTCAAAAAGGGCGTTCCGATGCTGAATGAAACGGTTTCGGAGGTGACTTTCCGGCAGCCTAATGTGTACAAACAGCGTGTGGTGGCCACGCGGAGCAGCATGGATAAGAACATGGCCGACCCGAATATGTACCTGCTGGCCAGCTTTTACCAGCCGGAAGTGGTGAAAGCGGTGTCGCCGCTTTCGCCTCGCGCATTTGCCTATTATAAATTCGAATACCTGGGTGCATTCCGCGAAAACGGCATTGAAGTGAACAAAATAAAGGTGACGCCGCGGCGGTGGGGCGAGGGCGTGTACCGTGGCACGATCCAGATCATCGAGGGTGAATGGAGCATTTACAGTCTGGATTTGCAGACGGTCAATACCGGTTTCCGGTTGGATATTAAGCAGGTGTACAGCCCCATTCAGGGCGTGTGGATGCCTGTTAACCAGCAATTTCACGTCGAGGGAGGCATTTATGGGTTCAAAGGCAAAGGCGATTTCGTGATCTCGCAGTCGTTTACCAATGTTAAGATCAACCCGACATTCAAGCCGGACATCGTGGTGATCGACGACAAAAAATATGCAGAGGAAGCCAAAAAGGTGCGCCTGACCGGCCGGGAGATCAAGGCCCAGAGTATGGAGGACGTTGTGAGCAAGCAGAAATCGTTTTCCGCCAAAAACCTGCGGAAAATGATGAAGGAATACGAAAAGCAGGACCTCAAAGAAAAGGAAAAGAAAGGGGAGGATATCGACATGAAAATGAGCCGCGAAGATTCGACGCAGGTCGATTCGATGGCGGCCAGACGGAGCATGGCGTTCTGGGATTCGCTGCGGACGGTGCCACTTACGGTAGCGGAGGTGAAAAGTTATTCGCGGCTGGATAGCTTGGTGATTATCAATCAAGGGTCTGAAAGTCAGAAGGATAGTATGAAAACCAGCAAGGCAGACACGACGAAGACGAAGAAGGGCGGCAAATTCGGGCTCGGCGATCTGCTGACGGGGCGTAATTTCCGGTTGGGAAAAGAAAGTGCTTTCCGGCTGGATTATATCGGCCCTTTGCCGGGCATTCAGGTGAATACCGTGGAAGGCCTGGTGCTGAATGGCGCGGGTCTCAAACTGCGGCATTCGGGCGGGCGGAAGCGCGCTGGTGATACTGCTACCGGGAAGTCAGGAGTAGTCAGGAGTGGTCATGACTGGTCGGCAGGTGGGTTGACGCGCTATTCGTTCGGTCGTAACAAGCTGCTCGTGACCGGCGTGGGTGATTACAGCTGGGCGCGCAATGCGATCAGCGTTTCGGGTGGGCGCGGCATTGCCCAGTTCAACGGCGAAAACCCCATGCATCCGCTGCTGAACACGCTTACGACGCTGTTTTTGGAGCAAAACTTTATCAAAGAATATCAAAAGGATTTCTTCCGCGTCGATTTCAGAAACAGCCGGGAAAACGATCATTTCGAATTCAAAGCCAGCATCGAGTACGCCGACCGTTCGGCATTATCCAACCTCGAAAAAACGTCGCCCTACCGCTGGATCGACTGGAAGCGCCGGGAGTTCACTTCCAATGTTCCCGATAATGCGGAGAACCGGGCGGACGCCGCGGTGTTGCCAGCACCGATGCCGCGCCACCAGGCATTCACCATCGGCATTGCGGCATCGTACAAACCCTGGCAGAAGTATCGCACTCGGAACGGTAAAACGTCTTATTACGACGACGATTCGCCGAAACTTTCCGTCGGCTACCGCAAAGCCATCAGCGCATTCGGCGGCGATGTCAATTACGACTTTGTGCGGATCGGCATCGAGCACGGTTTTGAAACCGGCATCCGGAGCAAACTGCGCTACAAATTAGCCGTCGGCAGCTTCCTCGGTCGCGACAGCCTGCAATTCCCTGACTACCAGCATTTCGCCGGCAACCGTTTCTTCTTCCAGCTCGGCGACCCGGTGGGCACATTCCGCATGCTGGATTACTACCAATACAGTACTTCCAGGAAATTCTTCGAGGCGCACATCCTCAGCGAACTCCGCCAATTTCTACTCACCCAAATCACCTGGCTGCGCATCATGGGCGTCAAAGAGAATTTTTTCCTCCATTACCTCGCCACGCCGGACTCCAACAACTACACCGAGCTCGGCTACGGCCTCGACATCGGCATCCGCTTCCCGCTGCGGTTGGAAGTGGTGAACAGTTTTGAAGGGTTTAAGTACAAAAGCACCGCCTTCCGGGTGGGGACTACGATGAATATTAATTGGGGGAGGAATTAG
- the nfi gene encoding deoxyribonuclease V (cleaves DNA at apurinic or apyrimidinic sites), with protein MPDTLQRMVITPEVNYDQLTIGEATLIQQQLRSHLKLEPYQKEPKTIAGADISLALYSETVYAGLVVLSYPDLQPIAFSLVKSSTIFPYVPGYLAFREIPAILKAYEQIPVKPDLIMFDGNGILHARRMGIASHFGVLTGAVTMGCAKKKLAGQYTEPGTMKGEYTPVTDKGEVIGYALRTKDNVKPVFISPGHQMTLEDSLTLALKCTGKHRLPEPTRRAHEYVNRFRTGELTEGYHEINTWNLF; from the coding sequence ATGCCAGACACACTGCAAAGAATGGTGATTACACCCGAAGTAAATTACGATCAGCTGACGATCGGCGAGGCCACGCTCATCCAGCAGCAACTCCGCTCACATTTGAAGCTGGAACCCTATCAAAAAGAGCCAAAAACGATCGCCGGTGCCGATATTTCACTCGCGCTGTATAGTGAGACCGTTTATGCCGGACTGGTGGTGCTGAGCTATCCCGATCTTCAACCAATCGCATTTTCGCTCGTCAAAAGCAGCACGATATTCCCCTATGTGCCCGGCTACCTGGCTTTTCGCGAAATTCCGGCAATCCTGAAAGCCTATGAACAGATCCCGGTAAAGCCCGACCTGATCATGTTTGACGGAAACGGCATCCTTCACGCACGCCGGATGGGCATCGCGTCGCATTTCGGGGTGCTTACCGGCGCTGTTACGATGGGTTGTGCCAAAAAGAAACTTGCAGGGCAGTATACCGAGCCCGGCACGATGAAAGGAGAATACACGCCCGTTACAGATAAAGGCGAGGTGATCGGCTATGCACTGAGGACAAAGGACAATGTCAAACCCGTTTTCATTTCCCCCGGCCATCAGATGACGCTCGAAGACAGCCTCACACTCGCACTCAAATGTACAGGCAAGCACCGGCTCCCCGAGCCCACACGCCGCGCACACGAGTACGTGAACCGCTTCCGGACCGGCGAGCTGACAGAAGGCTACCACGAAATCAACACCTGGAACCTCTTCTGA
- a CDS encoding glycoside hydrolase family 18 protein, translating to MRLFPTQKSLGTALLLVFLLAPLLFLNGCSSDKDGEGDADSTKRPVVIGYVGGFHGLLNTSNIDAKMLTHINYAFVDIKNGKAFLTNEKTDTTNFRQLNLLKGDNPDLKIMISIGGWAWSENFSDAVLTDSARKVFAKSSVDIIKKYNLDGVDIDWEYPGLPGEEGNVFRPEDKQNYTEMFHAIRNELDLLEKETGKKKLLTTAVAGWVEFLKATEMDKAQRYLDYVNLMTYDLFQGDTAVHHASLYPSNIYKTAKSVDNAVKGFHAAGVPMEKLVVGLPFYGRMFTVAKLDKGLGQKQIKQQYVDGYSYIKDSLVNKKGFKEYRDTVAKAPYLLNAETGDVLSYDDEESVREKCKYVLTNKLGGVMFWEYDSDPKKYLLNEIDKSLK from the coding sequence ATGCGCCTATTCCCTACTCAAAAGAGCCTCGGCACGGCATTGCTGCTTGTGTTCCTTCTTGCCCCATTGCTTTTCCTCAACGGCTGCTCATCCGACAAAGACGGCGAAGGCGACGCCGATTCCACCAAACGCCCCGTCGTGATCGGCTATGTGGGCGGCTTCCACGGTTTGCTGAACACCAGCAACATCGACGCCAAAATGCTGACGCATATCAATTACGCGTTTGTTGATATTAAAAACGGCAAAGCGTTTCTGACCAATGAAAAGACCGACACGACCAATTTCCGTCAGCTCAACCTGCTGAAAGGCGACAATCCCGACCTGAAAATCATGATCTCGATCGGGGGCTGGGCGTGGAGCGAGAATTTCTCGGACGCCGTGCTCACCGATTCTGCCCGGAAAGTATTCGCGAAAAGCAGTGTAGATATCATTAAAAAGTACAACCTGGACGGTGTTGATATAGACTGGGAATACCCCGGCCTGCCTGGCGAAGAAGGCAATGTTTTCCGTCCCGAGGACAAGCAGAACTACACCGAAATGTTCCACGCCATCCGCAACGAACTCGACTTGCTGGAAAAAGAAACCGGTAAGAAAAAACTTCTCACCACGGCCGTGGCCGGGTGGGTGGAGTTCCTCAAAGCCACCGAAATGGATAAGGCACAGCGCTATCTCGACTATGTGAACCTGATGACCTACGACCTTTTCCAGGGAGATACGGCGGTTCACCATGCGAGCTTGTACCCTTCCAACATTTACAAAACGGCTAAATCGGTGGATAATGCCGTAAAAGGCTTCCATGCCGCCGGTGTGCCGATGGAAAAACTGGTGGTGGGTTTGCCCTTCTATGGCCGGATGTTCACGGTAGCCAAGCTGGACAAAGGGCTGGGACAAAAGCAGATCAAGCAGCAGTATGTCGATGGCTATTCGTACATCAAAGACAGCCTGGTGAATAAAAAAGGGTTTAAAGAATACCGCGACACCGTGGCGAAGGCGCCCTACCTGCTCAATGCCGAAACCGGCGATGTGCTGAGCTACGACGATGAAGAGTCGGTGCGGGAAAAATGCAAATATGTGCTGACCAACAAGCTGGGCGGGGTAATGTTCTGGGAATACGACTCCGATCCCAAAAAGTATTTGCTCAATGAGATTGATAAGTCATTAAAATAA
- the ku gene encoding non-homologous end joining protein Ku encodes MRAIWSGAIGFGLVNIPVKLFSAVQASELDLDMLDKKDHANIHYQRVNANTGREVKWENIVRGYKVEDNYVVLDESDFEKASPEKTKIIEIAEFVDEKEIDSIYYETPYYLQPEKSGAKPYALLRDALKKTGKCGLGSYVLRNRESLVLIKPQGDLLILNKIRFADEIRDTDELNIPDVKIKPAEMNMAVQLIEQLTTEFDISNYKDTYNEKLLKLIMAKAKGKKPAASKMKVVHSKSRDLMAQLKESLSAPKRKAS; translated from the coding sequence ATGAGAGCAATATGGTCCGGGGCGATCGGGTTCGGCCTCGTCAATATCCCCGTCAAACTTTTCAGCGCCGTGCAAGCCAGCGAGCTCGACCTCGATATGCTGGATAAAAAAGACCACGCAAACATCCATTACCAGCGCGTAAATGCCAACACGGGCCGCGAGGTGAAGTGGGAGAACATTGTGCGCGGATATAAGGTGGAGGACAATTATGTGGTACTCGATGAAAGCGATTTTGAAAAGGCCAGTCCCGAAAAAACGAAAATCATCGAAATCGCGGAGTTTGTCGATGAGAAGGAAATCGACAGCATTTACTACGAAACACCCTATTACCTCCAACCCGAAAAGTCGGGTGCGAAACCCTATGCATTGCTGCGCGACGCGCTCAAAAAAACCGGCAAATGCGGCCTCGGCAGTTATGTGCTGCGTAACCGCGAGAGCCTGGTGCTGATTAAACCACAGGGCGACTTGCTGATCCTCAACAAAATCCGCTTCGCCGACGAAATCCGCGATACCGACGAGCTCAATATTCCCGATGTGAAGATTAAGCCGGCCGAAATGAATATGGCCGTCCAGCTGATCGAGCAGCTCACTACCGAATTCGATATTTCAAATTACAAAGACACCTATAATGAAAAGTTGCTGAAACTGATCATGGCCAAGGCAAAAGGCAAGAAACCGGCGGCCAGCAAAATGAAGGTCGTTCATTCGAAAAGCCGTGACCTGATGGCGCAATTGAAAGAAAGCCTCTCGGCCCCCAAAAGAAAAGCATCATGA